The following are encoded in a window of Trichormus variabilis 0441 genomic DNA:
- a CDS encoding ISH3 family transposase — translation MTATTPVLTDNKTLDEVVNCLTENLPIQTQGKCEQRNIFEILIRAATQRDSIENTTKVLKNVPTSNDIRYHLEKYSDLISLEDALNKALQSRLPTGIRQGQQKIAIDFNLIPYYGEPSPLEAPYIYRSQAKNGTCSFYAYATVYVIKKHKRVTLAIKAVQQQNTLVAIITYLLAIIEPLNLKIERLYLDREFFCVPVIRWLQALDIPFEMPAIIRGKNGGTKQLIRDRRSYKTSYTLNSDKYGSVTFNVWIVCTYKNGKRREHGREFFVYAVYKVKLTLSLIHDDYRLRFGIESSYRMKNQCRIKTTIKNPTIRLLFVALAFLIINVWIYLVWHFISRLKRSTRQVFSDLFTLKQMLEFLRQAVDRSYGVACEVYLPSG, via the coding sequence ATGACTGCAACTACCCCAGTTCTAACTGATAATAAAACCTTGGATGAAGTGGTTAACTGTTTAACGGAGAATCTTCCAATTCAGACTCAAGGTAAATGTGAACAAAGGAATATTTTTGAAATTTTAATTCGGGCTGCCACTCAAAGAGATAGTATTGAAAACACTACCAAAGTCTTAAAAAATGTTCCGACCAGTAATGATATCCGCTACCATTTAGAAAAATATTCAGACCTTATTTCTCTCGAAGATGCTCTAAATAAAGCACTTCAAAGTCGCTTACCAACAGGTATACGACAAGGACAACAGAAAATCGCCATTGATTTTAACTTAATTCCATATTATGGTGAGCCATCACCATTAGAAGCACCATATATTTATAGAAGTCAAGCAAAAAATGGTACTTGTTCTTTCTATGCTTATGCTACTGTCTATGTCATTAAAAAGCATAAAAGAGTAACTTTAGCCATTAAAGCTGTTCAACAACAAAATACTTTAGTTGCGATTATCACATACCTTTTAGCAATAATTGAGCCTTTAAATCTCAAAATTGAACGATTATATTTAGATAGGGAGTTCTTCTGCGTACCTGTCATCAGATGGTTACAAGCTTTGGATATTCCATTTGAAATGCCAGCTATTATCCGGGGCAAAAATGGTGGAACTAAACAATTAATTAGAGATAGGCGGAGTTACAAAACCAGTTACACTTTAAACAGCGATAAATATGGTTCAGTAACTTTTAATGTGTGGATAGTTTGCACATATAAAAATGGTAAAAGACGAGAGCATGGACGGGAATTTTTTGTTTATGCTGTCTATAAAGTTAAGTTAACTTTGTCGCTTATACATGATGACTATCGTCTACGTTTCGGGATTGAGAGTAGTTATCGTATGAAAAACCAGTGCCGAATCAAAACTACTATTAAAAATCCTACCATTCGGCTTTTATTTGTAGCTTTGGCATTCTTAATTATTAATGTTTGGATTTATCTGGTATGGCATTTTATTAGCCGTTTAAAAAGAAGCACCAGACAAGTTTTTTCTGATCTATTTACCCTCAAACAGATGCTTGAATTTTTACGCCAAGCCGTAGATCGCAGCTATGGAGTAGCCTGCGAAGTTTATTTACCGTCCGGCTAA
- a CDS encoding nuclease A inhibitor family protein, translating into MVKTNSEILEQLKQASDGLLFMSESEYPFEVFLWEGSAPPVTHEIVLQQTGHGQDAPFKVVDIDSFFSRATTPQDWYEDEENAVVAKFQKLLEVIKSNLKNPQVYRLGEVELDVYVIGETPAGNLAGISTKVVET; encoded by the coding sequence ATGGTCAAAACCAACTCAGAAATTTTAGAACAGCTAAAACAGGCATCCGATGGCTTGTTATTTATGAGTGAGTCTGAATACCCATTTGAGGTTTTTTTGTGGGAAGGATCTGCACCTCCTGTTACACATGAAATAGTTTTGCAGCAAACAGGTCACGGACAAGATGCGCCTTTTAAAGTGGTAGACATTGACAGCTTTTTTAGCAGAGCCACTACTCCCCAAGACTGGTATGAGGATGAAGAAAATGCTGTAGTTGCTAAATTTCAAAAACTGCTAGAGGTAATAAAATCGAACTTAAAAAACCCGCAGGTGTATCGACTGGGTGAGGTAGAACTTGATGTTTATGTTATTGGTGAAACTCCAGCAGGAAATTTAGCTGGTATTTCTACTAAAGTTGTGGAAACTTGA
- a CDS encoding DUF4112 domain-containing protein — protein MDAAKRLATLNRIRQLSRLMDTSIRIPLTSFRIGIDPIIGLIPGGGDLISTAFSAYIIFLATRFGISRQDLSKMIFNVGLETVVGAVPLVGDLFDAFYKSNIRNLAILEKHLTVVEPELQEVSDELYKKQVSQV, from the coding sequence ATGGACGCTGCTAAACGCCTCGCTACTCTAAATCGCATCCGTCAACTCAGTCGTTTGATGGATACATCAATACGCATTCCTTTAACAAGTTTTCGTATTGGAATAGACCCAATTATTGGTTTAATTCCAGGTGGTGGTGATTTAATCAGTACAGCGTTTTCAGCTTACATTATATTTTTAGCTACCCGCTTTGGTATATCACGCCAAGATTTATCCAAAATGATTTTTAATGTGGGTTTAGAAACAGTCGTTGGGGCTGTGCCTTTAGTAGGAGATTTGTTTGACGCTTTCTACAAATCTAATATTCGCAATTTAGCAATTTTAGAGAAACACTTGACAGTGGTTGAACCAGAACTTCAAGAAGTATCTGATGAACTTTACAAAAAACAAGTTAGTCAAGTTTAA
- a CDS encoding DUF559 domain-containing protein — protein MPQLQTNNTALSTQQSAEMKTTRLLKVLKIMFPRENWTSQKLTSEVNVKGSGVYRFEHGTIAHLGQPGGPRTEHLWEMTVDRVWAKALIEAHNQAQESEALVRTQAEVYPKDWYGLRLRSPAEAAIAEALQTKGVLFFVNTGCRLHNHSKQYETREVDFLVFHQGKVRILEVDGITYHQNPLADYKRDRLFDREGIRTSRFSAQECFENPNGVVEEFLGLFKF, from the coding sequence ATGCCTCAGCTTCAAACCAACAACACTGCACTTAGTACCCAACAGTCAGCAGAGATGAAAACTACAAGACTGTTAAAAGTGCTAAAAATAATGTTTCCTCGTGAAAACTGGACTAGTCAGAAGTTAACTAGCGAAGTCAATGTTAAGGGCAGTGGTGTTTACAGGTTTGAGCATGGAACTATAGCTCACCTTGGGCAACCCGGTGGCCCCCGCACTGAGCATCTTTGGGAAATGACTGTAGATCGAGTATGGGCTAAGGCGTTAATTGAGGCACACAATCAAGCCCAAGAATCTGAGGCTTTAGTTAGAACTCAGGCTGAAGTTTACCCAAAAGATTGGTATGGTTTACGTTTACGCTCCCCGGCTGAAGCTGCGATCGCAGAAGCTTTGCAAACAAAAGGGGTACTGTTTTTTGTGAATACTGGCTGTCGATTACATAATCACTCAAAACAGTATGAAACTAGAGAAGTTGATTTTTTAGTTTTTCATCAAGGTAAAGTCAGGATTTTAGAAGTTGACGGCATCACATACCATCAAAACCCATTAGCTGATTACAAGCGAGACAGGTTATTTGATAGAGAGGGTATTAGAACCAGTCGATTTAGCGCACAGGAATGTTTTGAAAATCCTAACGGGGTTGTTGAGGAGTTTTTAGGGTTGTTTAAATTTTAA
- a CDS encoding DNA/RNA non-specific endonuclease produces the protein MGICGKLGVAALVALIVGCSPVQSQVPPLTELSPSISVHLLLGNPSGATPTKLTPDNYLMVKNQYALSYNNSKGTANWVAWQLNSSWLGNAERQDNFRPDKTLPAGWVRVTPSMYSGSGYDRGHIAPSADRTKTTEDNAATFLMTNMMPQTPDNNRNTWGNLEDYCRELVSQGKELYIVAGPNGSLGKPLKGKVTVPKSTWKIVVVLDSPGSGLEGITANTRVIAVNIPNDPELNNDWRAYKVSVDELESLTGYDFLSNVSPNIQTSIESKVDN, from the coding sequence ATGGGAATTTGTGGAAAATTGGGTGTAGCGGCGTTGGTGGCGTTGATTGTCGGGTGTTCGCCTGTCCAATCCCAAGTGCCACCATTAACTGAACTTTCCCCATCAATCAGCGTGCATTTACTGCTGGGAAATCCCAGTGGTGCAACGCCAACAAAGCTTACACCTGATAATTACCTGATGGTCAAAAATCAATATGCACTCTCCTACAACAACAGCAAGGGAACTGCTAACTGGGTAGCTTGGCAGCTTAACTCCTCATGGCTAGGGAACGCAGAGCGTCAAGATAACTTCCGCCCAGACAAAACATTGCCTGCGGGTTGGGTGCGAGTGACTCCTTCTATGTACTCTGGGAGTGGTTATGACCGGGGGCATATTGCACCTTCAGCAGACCGCACCAAGACAACAGAAGATAATGCGGCTACTTTCCTGATGACAAACATGATGCCCCAAACACCCGATAACAATAGAAATACGTGGGGAAATTTAGAAGATTATTGTCGAGAATTAGTCAGTCAGGGTAAAGAGCTTTACATTGTTGCCGGGCCTAATGGTAGTCTTGGCAAACCCCTCAAAGGTAAGGTGACAGTTCCCAAATCCACTTGGAAGATTGTTGTCGTACTAGATAGCCCAGGCTCAGGGCTTGAAGGTATTACTGCTAATACTCGCGTTATCGCAGTAAATATTCCCAACGACCCAGAATTAAATAATGACTGGAGGGCTTATAAAGTCAGTGTTGATGAATTAGAAAGTTTGACGGGTTATGATTTTTTGTCTAATGTTTCCCCCAATATTCAAACAAGTATTGAGAGTAAAGTTGATAATTAG
- a CDS encoding ankyrin repeat domain-containing protein, translated as MVMIPFAVESKIPKKTSNSISPFCKVLSEKFSPFGAAPDLSVALGKAIAEGGNLNQPCDIFGEKWLPLNFLLSTDEELSQRLIQTGVNVNAKDGKGDTPLHYLGKSEKNARLLLSRGAKVNVGNQNGNTPLHNLFGQKTAYVIKLLIDRGAKVNARNQEQMTPLHFAANSGKADITELLISRGGDVNARSTQNWTPLHYGASNLEVAKKLIQAGADLTIQNREGAVIHSSSLEPAVLKLLLDRGVNVNLRNRQGQTPLHIHRFQPALVKLLLARKAQVNLRDAQGKTPLYDVNLEVARQLVAANADLNVQDNLGRTPLHQAVLEEQSFFGSELVTLFLSKNARVDLKDKQGKTALDLARQLNKTQIINLLERHMATKNSPGSGTSTTKATEQLQQFLKSKNWSAADQETRRLLSPQKDLFGLNAATIPLDLIQEIDRAWLVASDGRFGLSVQAKIWQKVIASHPNNSETAANTFRDRVGWKLKVARTENDFISSDWLNESELNYSLQAPVGHLPWAGVSDASVLSLAVPPPGEHCGSCTIDAMFLRDGRFYKYLPQLFARVKMALNMNVSRPKSLAIAKK; from the coding sequence ATGGTAATGATACCATTTGCTGTTGAATCTAAGATACCAAAGAAAACCTCTAATTCCATCTCTCCTTTTTGCAAAGTATTATCGGAAAAATTTAGTCCCTTCGGTGCTGCTCCCGATTTATCAGTAGCTTTAGGTAAGGCCATTGCCGAAGGAGGTAATTTGAATCAACCCTGCGATATCTTTGGTGAAAAGTGGCTACCGCTCAACTTTTTACTATCCACAGACGAAGAACTGTCTCAGCGTTTAATCCAAACTGGGGTAAATGTAAATGCCAAGGATGGGAAAGGAGATACTCCCCTACATTATTTAGGAAAATCTGAGAAAAATGCGCGATTACTTCTGAGTAGAGGAGCAAAAGTGAATGTCGGCAACCAAAATGGTAATACCCCACTCCATAATCTTTTTGGACAGAAAACCGCTTATGTAATCAAACTTTTGATAGATCGGGGTGCTAAGGTTAATGCTAGAAATCAAGAGCAAATGACACCGCTACATTTTGCTGCTAATTCCGGAAAAGCTGATATCACGGAGCTATTAATTAGTCGTGGTGGGGATGTAAATGCTCGTAGCACTCAGAACTGGACACCACTACACTATGGAGCATCAAATCTAGAAGTCGCCAAAAAACTAATCCAAGCAGGTGCTGATCTAACTATCCAAAATCGTGAAGGGGCTGTGATTCACTCCAGCAGTTTGGAACCAGCAGTACTAAAACTCCTGCTCGATAGGGGAGTTAATGTTAATTTACGCAATCGTCAGGGGCAAACTCCACTCCACATTCATCGTTTCCAACCCGCTCTAGTGAAATTGCTATTGGCTCGAAAAGCGCAAGTTAACCTACGAGATGCTCAAGGTAAGACTCCTCTGTACGATGTTAACCTGGAAGTGGCTCGACAACTGGTTGCGGCTAATGCAGATTTAAATGTTCAAGATAATTTAGGAAGAACACCTCTGCACCAAGCAGTATTGGAGGAACAAAGTTTCTTTGGTTCGGAATTAGTAACACTATTTCTCAGTAAAAATGCTAGGGTTGACCTCAAAGATAAGCAAGGTAAGACTGCTCTAGACCTAGCTCGACAACTTAATAAAACCCAAATCATTAATTTGTTAGAGCGACATATGGCAACTAAAAATTCTCCTGGTAGTGGAACAAGCACAACCAAAGCAACAGAACAACTCCAGCAGTTCCTCAAGTCTAAAAACTGGAGTGCTGCCGATCAAGAAACCCGCCGTCTCTTATCACCTCAAAAAGATCTCTTTGGACTTAACGCTGCCACCATACCTCTAGATTTAATTCAAGAGATTGATCGAGCTTGGTTAGTAGCTAGTGATGGAAGGTTTGGACTCAGTGTCCAAGCAAAGATTTGGCAAAAGGTAATAGCATCTCATCCGAACAATTCCGAAACTGCCGCCAATACCTTTCGCGATCGAGTCGGTTGGAAACTCAAAGTTGCTCGAACCGAAAACGATTTTATCAGCAGCGACTGGCTGAATGAATCCGAACTCAATTATTCACTGCAAGCTCCTGTCGGACACTTACCCTGGGCTGGTGTTTCAGACGCATCTGTACTATCGCTTGCAGTTCCTCCCCCTGGAGAACACTGTGGTAGCTGTACCATCGATGCAATGTTTCTGCGAGATGGGCGATTTTATAAATATCTGCCTCAACTTTTTGCACGGGTTAAAATGGCATTGAATATGAATGTCAGTAGACCGAAAAGTTTGGCGATCGCTAAAAAATAG
- a CDS encoding VOC family protein: MKEFELKGINHLALVCRDFQETIDFYTITLGLKLIKNIDLPSGGKHFFIDIGNNNTLAFFWSTKAPESVPGISSVRPEAFLTGDIITAHGSMNHVAFHVPLEKLEEYKEKLVSKGVQTTPVLHHTDVPMSSFYFFDPNGILLEFAANLQSLDTLPAELKEKEAIFLK; this comes from the coding sequence ATGAAAGAATTTGAACTGAAAGGCATTAATCATCTAGCATTAGTTTGTAGAGACTTTCAAGAAACTATAGATTTTTATACTATTACTCTTGGACTCAAGTTAATCAAAAATATTGATTTACCATCTGGTGGTAAACACTTTTTTATTGATATTGGAAATAATAATACTTTAGCTTTTTTTTGGTCAACTAAAGCTCCTGAATCTGTACCTGGTATCTCATCCGTTCGTCCAGAGGCTTTTTTGACAGGCGATATCATAACTGCTCATGGTTCTATGAATCATGTAGCCTTTCATGTGCCATTAGAAAAATTAGAAGAGTACAAAGAAAAGCTTGTATCAAAAGGAGTACAAACAACGCCAGTATTGCATCATACAGATGTACCCATGTCTTCTTTCTACTTTTTTGATCCAAACGGGATACTACTAGAATTTGCAGCAAATTTACAGTCTCTCGACACATTACCTGCTGAGTTGAAAGAAAAGGAAGCCATATTTCTTAAATGA
- a CDS encoding type II toxin-antitoxin system ParD family antitoxin: MSKVEKISVALTPEMVVLVRDAVESGEYASSSEVIREALREWRQKRLLQLQNIEELRRLWHEGMESGTGRFTDIEAIKQEARSRLGQTIQKDTELKWDV; the protein is encoded by the coding sequence ATGTCTAAAGTAGAAAAAATCAGTGTTGCCCTGACCCCAGAAATGGTAGTTTTGGTTCGTGATGCTGTTGAGTCAGGAGAATATGCTAGTAGCAGTGAGGTAATTCGTGAGGCACTGCGCGAATGGAGGCAAAAACGGTTACTTCAATTGCAAAATATTGAGGAACTGCGCCGTCTTTGGCATGAAGGAATGGAAAGTGGTACTGGACGCTTTACAGATATAGAAGCCATCAAGCAAGAAGCACGCTCTCGCTTAGGTCAAACAATTCAAAAGGATACTGAACTCAAGTGGGACGTTTAA
- a CDS encoding YciI family protein — protein sequence MSKLFAVVVATVPEYYEYKKAHPEHDQDQLAWFREQQEKGTLLCCGPFFPHDGTGLWVIQADNLEAAQAIVNTSPRVRDGMLADSARVVEWQVHIGYERFER from the coding sequence ATGTCTAAACTGTTTGCCGTTGTTGTAGCAACTGTTCCAGAGTATTACGAGTATAAAAAAGCTCACCCAGAACATGACCAAGACCAACTGGCTTGGTTTCGTGAGCAGCAGGAGAAAGGAACACTACTGTGCTGCGGGCCGTTTTTTCCCCATGATGGAACTGGGCTTTGGGTAATTCAGGCGGACAATTTAGAAGCGGCTCAAGCCATTGTTAACACCAGCCCCCGTGTACGGGATGGAATGTTGGCTGACTCTGCTAGAGTTGTGGAGTGGCAGGTTCACATTGGATATGAGCGTTTTGAGAGGTAA
- a CDS encoding clan AA aspartic protease yields MINGRLIAGRATVPVIFRLPGQPDFSLDFVIDTGFNGYITLPPQAVSAMNLPLHSTIPAILADGSQVLSSIHLATIVWDNVEKVVFVLASANKPLLGTGMMNGYHLGIDFEDNGLVSLEKIPSSMS; encoded by the coding sequence ATGATTAACGGACGGTTAATTGCTGGTAGGGCAACAGTTCCAGTAATTTTTCGTTTACCTGGACAACCAGATTTTTCACTAGATTTTGTCATTGATACTGGATTTAATGGCTACATTACCTTACCACCACAAGCTGTCAGTGCAATGAACCTTCCCTTACATAGTACTATACCTGCAATATTAGCTGATGGTAGCCAAGTTTTATCATCTATACATTTGGCAACGATTGTTTGGGACAATGTAGAAAAAGTAGTTTTCGTTTTGGCTTCTGCTAATAAGCCTTTATTGGGAACTGGAATGATGAATGGATATCATCTAGGCATAGATTTTGAGGACAATGGTTTAGTTTCGTTAGAAAAAATACCATCTTCGATGTCATAA
- a CDS encoding NUDIX hydrolase: protein MMQDLEILDIVDESDCIIGQKQRSEIYSQGLCNFRVVNSFVVNSLGKLWIPRRSAQKRIFPLCLDVSMGGHVESGETYEDALQRELEEELNLDLNMVNTQLLGYLTPYKYQVSAFMKVYEIRLDYEPDYNQNDFIESFWLYPSDLIEWLNKGEPAKSDLIKLVQMFYAN from the coding sequence ATGATGCAAGATTTAGAGATACTTGACATTGTAGATGAAAGCGATTGCATTATCGGACAAAAGCAACGCTCGGAAATATATAGTCAAGGGCTGTGCAATTTTAGAGTTGTCAATTCTTTTGTAGTTAATTCACTTGGAAAACTTTGGATACCTCGCCGTTCTGCCCAAAAACGAATTTTTCCCCTTTGTCTTGATGTCAGCATGGGTGGTCATGTGGAAAGTGGAGAAACTTACGAAGATGCTCTGCAACGTGAACTCGAAGAAGAATTAAACCTAGATTTAAACATGGTTAATACGCAGTTATTGGGTTATTTAACACCATATAAATATCAAGTTTCTGCTTTTATGAAAGTTTATGAAATTAGATTAGATTATGAACCAGACTACAATCAGAATGATTTTATTGAAAGTTTTTGGTTATACCCTTCTGATTTAATAGAATGGTTGAATAAAGGTGAACCTGCAAAAAGTGACTTGATTAAACTTGTGCAGATGTTTTATGCAAATTAA
- a CDS encoding filamentous hemagglutinin N-terminal domain-containing protein encodes MNSKFTILFTEISFLITIFTTFIPLCQAQINADNSSQNNSAVNVQGNTIFIEGGTQLGGNLFHSFKDFSINYGDTAYFNNASIIQNIISRVTGNSISNINGTIRNNGQANLFILNPNGFFFGNSARLNIGGSFLATTANNIKFSNNIDFSANRNQLDPLLKVSVPVGLVFIGNSGEIRLQGSGHNINRIANRNFDFITPIDASRFSGLQVQPGNNISLIGGNVSLEGGILSTRNGKLQIGSVLDGYVGLEQQDNDIDFDFNNVNTFRNIILTKNSLLFINSNAGTGNTIDIQGKNINILDGSLVFTQNHGFKTGAVKIDAQSLNIQGSSNLALSAIYTSNFGSTPGESIQLDVKDVTIQGGQIATTTFTNAPSGLITINSNSLKISGDTPSYANPDGLGGINTFSYSSGKGGDIAGKINNIIIGLDGVLNTVASGSGAGGNLFLELENLVIKDGGASLGSSTIRSGQGGNVFIKSQNIDISGQSALLRPSNITSSTFGYGNGGNIDINTLNLIISNGGGISSSTLSAGKAGNISINSSNSINVVGTNLNSNSPSFINSSNFLLIDPNLQKLLYRQPPLLIGQAGNIFLNTNTINISNGGLINARNEGVNDAGNIRISANTININSQGEVNATTTIGEGGNIILNSRNLFLNNSRITTTAGGMGNGGNIRINTGILVGSNNNQIVANAFEGRGGNIQINGQGVFLSPNTQVNSKSQRGIDGTVDINANVFLAQTPVKSQGFQESPQIVSTCQGRSNTKGNNEFIMTGTGGLPASSEQLPDVESTWQANSTENISYIEPTVDNEIIEVQGWVRNSDGSITLTAQANRVSANANQSASSCNYQPKPKV; translated from the coding sequence ATGAATAGCAAATTTACTATTTTATTTACAGAAATATCTTTTTTAATTACAATTTTCACAACTTTCATTCCATTGTGTCAAGCTCAAATAAATGCTGATAATAGCTCACAAAATAATAGTGCCGTAAATGTCCAAGGTAATACAATATTTATTGAGGGCGGCACTCAATTAGGAGGGAATTTATTTCATAGCTTTAAAGATTTTTCAATTAATTATGGAGACACTGCATATTTTAATAACGCTTCTATTATACAAAATATTATTAGCAGAGTAACTGGCAATTCTATTTCTAATATTAATGGAACAATCCGAAACAATGGTCAAGCTAATTTATTTATTCTCAACCCCAACGGATTTTTTTTTGGTAATAGTGCTAGATTAAATATTGGTGGTTCTTTTTTGGCTACTACAGCAAATAATATTAAGTTTTCTAACAATATAGATTTTAGTGCTAATCGCAATCAGCTTGACCCTTTGTTAAAAGTTAGCGTTCCTGTAGGGTTAGTTTTTATAGGTAATTCTGGAGAGATTAGACTTCAAGGTAGCGGTCATAATATAAATAGAATTGCTAATAGGAATTTTGATTTTATTACTCCTATAGACGCTAGTAGATTTTCTGGATTACAAGTACAACCAGGAAACAATATTTCCTTAATAGGCGGAAATGTTTCACTTGAAGGGGGGATACTAAGCACCAGAAATGGAAAACTCCAGATTGGCAGTGTACTAGATGGATACGTTGGATTAGAGCAGCAGGACAATGATATAGATTTTGATTTCAATAATGTTAATACATTTAGGAATATAATTCTAACAAAAAATTCATTATTATTCATTAATAGTAATGCAGGCACAGGTAATACTATTGATATTCAAGGTAAAAATATTAACATTTTAGATGGTTCATTAGTATTTACACAAAATCATGGCTTTAAAACTGGTGCTGTTAAAATTGATGCTCAATCTCTAAATATTCAAGGATCATCTAATCTAGCTTTAAGTGCAATATATACAAGCAATTTTGGCTCTACTCCTGGCGAGTCTATTCAACTTGACGTAAAAGATGTAACAATTCAAGGTGGACAAATAGCAACTACTACTTTTACTAATGCCCCTAGTGGATTAATCACTATTAATTCAAATTCTTTAAAAATTTCCGGTGACACCCCTTCTTATGCTAATCCTGATGGCTTAGGTGGAATCAATACTTTCAGTTATAGTTCTGGAAAGGGTGGAGATATTGCAGGTAAAATTAATAATATAATCATAGGGCTAGATGGAGTTTTAAATACTGTTGCATCTGGTTCAGGTGCAGGAGGAAATTTATTTTTAGAATTGGAAAATCTTGTCATTAAAGATGGTGGAGCTTCATTAGGGTCTAGCACTATTCGTAGTGGGCAAGGCGGAAATGTTTTTATCAAGAGTCAAAACATAGATATATCAGGACAATCAGCATTATTACGTCCTAGTAATATTACGTCATCCACTTTTGGTTATGGCAATGGTGGTAACATAGACATAAACACTTTAAATTTAATTATTAGCAACGGAGGAGGTATAAGTAGTAGCACACTATCTGCGGGAAAGGCTGGTAATATTTCCATTAACTCAAGTAATTCAATAAATGTAGTAGGTACGAATCTTAATTCAAACTCACCAAGTTTTATTAATTCATCAAATTTTCTTTTAATCGATCCGAATTTGCAAAAATTATTGTATCGACAACCTCCTTTACTTATTGGTCAGGCAGGCAATATATTTTTAAATACAAATACTATAAATATAAGTAATGGTGGGCTGATTAATGCGAGAAATGAAGGTGTCAATGATGCAGGAAATATTAGGATTAGTGCGAACACAATAAACATTAACTCTCAAGGAGAAGTTAACGCCACCACTACGATTGGAGAAGGTGGCAATATTATTCTCAATTCTAGAAATTTATTTTTAAATAATAGCAGGATTACAACAACGGCTGGAGGCATGGGCAACGGCGGTAACATTAGAATTAACACAGGCATTTTGGTAGGTTCAAACAATAACCAAATCGTAGCTAATGCCTTCGAGGGTAGAGGTGGCAATATTCAAATTAATGGTCAAGGCGTTTTTCTTTCACCTAATACTCAAGTAAACTCCAAATCACAAAGAGGTATTGACGGAACAGTTGACATCAATGCAAATGTCTTTTTAGCCCAAACTCCAGTTAAATCACAGGGATTTCAAGAGTCACCGCAGATTGTTTCCACCTGCCAAGGAAGGTCAAATACAAAAGGAAATAATGAATTTATCATGACTGGTACAGGAGGATTACCAGCAAGTTCAGAACAATTACCCGATGTTGAATCTACTTGGCAAGCAAACTCGACTGAGAACATCTCTTACATCGAACCAACAGTAGATAATGAAATCATAGAAGTGCAAGGATGGGTAAGAAATTCAGATGGCTCAATCACATTAACTGCCCAAGCAAATCGGGTAAGTGCCAATGCAAATCAATCTGCAAGTTCTTGTAATTATCAACCAAAACCCAAGGTCTGA